The following are from one region of the Sorghum bicolor cultivar BTx623 chromosome 2, Sorghum_bicolor_NCBIv3, whole genome shotgun sequence genome:
- the LOC8065469 gene encoding GDP-fucose transporter 1 yields the protein MAKQYYATSSLVVGYALCSSLLSIINKYAVTKFGYPGLLTALQYLTSAGGVWILGKLGFLTHDPFNLETAKKFAPAALVFYLAIFTNTNLLRHANVDTFIVFRSLTPLLVAIADTTFRKQPCPSKFTFLSLVVILGGAVGYVMTDSAFSITAYSWALAYLVTITTEMVYIKHIVTNLGLNTWGFVLYNNFLSLMLAPIFWFLTGEHKSVFAAMESRGEGWFHLDAFVAVALSCVFGLLISFFGFAARRAVSATAFTVTGVVNKFLTVAINVMIWDKHATAYGLVCLLFTIVGGVLYQQSVTVKGNSAAQRELVPEQPKEGNDSKEFDEEKQSLVSSAK from the coding sequence ATGGCGAAGCAGTATTACGCTACGAGCAGCCTCGTGGTTGGGTACGCTCTGTGCTCGAGTCTGCTCTCAATCATCAACAAGTATGCTGTGACAAAGTTCGGTTACCCTGGCCTCCTAACTGCTCTACAGTACTTGACATCTGCTGGTGGTGTTTGGATCCTTGGAAAGCTCGGCTTTCTCACCCATGACCCCTTCAACTTGGAGACTGCAAAAAAGTTTGCACCGGCTGCTCTTGTCTTCTACCTAGCCATATTCACCAATACAAATCTCCTCCGCCATGCCAATGTAGATACGTTCATAGTTTTcagatccttgaccccgctttTGGTTGCTATTGCCGACACAACTTTCAGGAAGCAACCATGTCCATCAAAGTTCACATTCCTATCCCTTGTGGTCATCTTGGGAGGAGCAGTTGGCTATGTGATGACAGATTCAGCATTCAGCATCACAGCATACTCATGGGCACTTGCATATCTGGTGACCATAACAACTGAAATGGTGTACATCAAGCACATTGTGACAAACCTGGGGCTCAACACCTGGGGCTTTGTGCTTTACAAcaactttctttccttgatgctggCCCCGATCTTTTGGTTCCTTACAGGGGAGCACAAGTCAGTCTTTGCAGCGATGGAATCAAGGGGCGAAGGCTGGTTTCACCTGGATGCCTTTGTAGCAGTGGCATTGTCATGCGTGTTTGGGTTGCTCATTAGTTTCTTTGGTTTTGCAGCGAGAAGAGCTGTATCAGCAACCGCATTTACCGTCACTGGGGTTGTGAATAAGTTCCTCACCGTGGCTATCAATGTCATGATCTGGGACAAGCATGCAACTGCATATGGTTTGGTTTGCTTACTGTTCACTATTGTCGGTGGAGTACTCTATCAGCAATCAGTTACAGTGAAAGGAAACAGCGCAGCGCAGCGTGAGCTGGTACCCGAACAACCTAAGGAGGGCAATGACAGCAAAGAGTTTGATGAGGAGAAACAAAGCTTAGTTTCTTCAGCTAAATAA